Part of the Garra rufa chromosome 8, GarRuf1.0, whole genome shotgun sequence genome, TTATTACCTTCATTTCTGCAGTTAAGGCATTGTTTCGTACAGTGTGAGAAGTTATTGCATTTCTGACTAGATTAGTTACAAAAAGAATACCTTCACGATTAGCAACTCCCTGTCATCATATAATTGCAACACATTCTTTTGTTCTTGAAAGGTGCGTGGTGTCCTCCTCTCTGCTGCCATCTtgttactcctaactaggttaAGATACATCCCAAACACTCCtaaataatttaggagctgagacctagtcttagcacttaagaacttttatgaatcactctttatcttaagtccagaaataagagtaaaattacgtcactcttagaattttgaaacacttaagactaaaattttactctgagaagctttatacatacggccccagAAGGCCATCAGTCACATTGACAAATACTTTGAGGGATATTGTAACTTGTAGCTCTAAATCCCACCCCTGTTCAGTTGGTGGagagtgcgctccagtgtggtCCAGAGAAGAAAAtatcacaaatcttttgctatgcattTAAGTAAGTACAGGTGAGTTGCCCATCCACAATAGCTTTAGTGATACATTATGACACATTAAAGACCATCAACttcatcaactgaaaacagcataaACCAAAAGATTGATGGGGATTAAAGGTTCAATATTGGTTCATTGAAATGAGAATCTATTAAAATTGAGAAAAGGTTTTCTTACTTGACCCTAGCATATTTTGTTTTGATGATttcatgattaaaaatgaaaatgtggacaaaaataaaagcaattaaatgtattaGAATTAATATGAAAACCAAAAGTTTAAGTCTATCACAATCTATGCCGCTGATTGAAATCTCATGTTGGTTTCTTCACATAATTCCCCACATATTTCATGTGAATATTAAGATTTTCTATTTGCGAGAAGGTCTTCCTATTGGATTCTTTAAACTATGTTGTTTTTTCATGTGAGCACTGAGACTACCGTTATGACTGAAattttttccacactgaggacatttGCAGCATTTCTCTGCTGAATGAGTCTTCATGTGGTACTTAAGCTTTACTTCATGTATGAAAcgcttcccacactgatcacatttgAAGGGTTTATTTCCAGTGTGAGTGACCTTGTGACACTCAAGGCTAAATTTTGATGCAAGGGTCTTTCCACAGTGATCACATGTGAACAGCTGctttccagtgtgaattctcatatggtaACTGCGGGTGTATATATGTATGAAACTCATCCCACAATACTTGCAAATGTAAGGCTTGTCTCCAGCGTGGACTCTCATGTGGActgtaaggtttttttttgtaGGGaacctctttccacactgttcacaagtataaggcttctctccggtgtgaatgcTCATGTGGGAATGAAGGGTGcctttctgtgtaaaactctttccacactgctggcaagtgtaaggcttctctcctgagTGAGTTCTCATGTGTCTTTGAAGGTGCGGTTTTTGAGAGTAACtgcttccacactgttggcagataaatGGCTTCTCTCCTGAGTGAGTTCTCATGTGATTATTAAGGgatcctttttgagtgaaactatttccacacagttggcaggtgtaaggcttctctcccgAGTGggttctcatgtgccttttaagggcaCCTCGATGagagaagctctttccacactgttggcaggagtATGGCCTCtccccagtgtgaactctcatgtgcattttaagtttttgtttttcacTGAAATTCTTCCCACAATGATTGCAGGTGAAACAGCTGTTAGATTTGGTTTTCCGAGGTGTTTTTTGTATAGAattcattttagtatttttggcttttttacTGTTAGATTTGGTTTTCCGAGCTCTTTTTTGTACACAAGTCGCTTTAGTCTGTGTGGCTTCTTCACCGTCACTGTTTTTCTCATACTGATCTGTCTGTTCCATTTCGTTTGAATCTTGATTCTCCTCTTTCAGTACCAGGTCTAGAGCAAAAGATAAATACAAGTTAACCACAGTTTAAAACCACAAAGCAAAAGATCTGAAAACCAACATGTAAGCATTTATCACTGAACATACCAAGCCGACTTTAAAGGACTAGCACCAATGAAAGCTGACGGTGTTGTCGCTTTACCGTCAGCAGGGTTTGGACCAAAAATCTATTAGAACACACCACTCAGACTACAGCCGACTGCAAACTAACATGTGATCTGCACCTGCGTGAGAGGAATTAGCAGTCTATATCCAGAGATGGgcacatatcaaaatgtatttcaaataaaaatactgtttgagacagttaatttaaatacaattaaagacgcaagcagcgatgaacaggccctcgccatctgcgcagtcgccatcccgatagcatcaggaaaatggtgcccagttggcacatgcattcacagcaaCCCTCTGCCCGTTtggattcaaaaagttttcagaattgaaagggttacacatttaaatcaataaaaaagaCACATACACaccaaatataacattttgccatccaatttcatttgttaacattaactatattagttaacataaacagtaattaaatagaatttattaatgttaagctatttattaatattaagctaaaaaagtattcatacattaataaaatgtaaatttgtatcttttaacattagtttatgtacagtcgtggccaaaagttttgagaatgacacaaatattagttttcacaaagtttgctgctcaactgcttttagatctttgtttcagttgtttctgtgatgtactgaaatataattacaagcacttcatacgtttcaaaggcttttatttgCAATTACTTGACATTTATGCAAAAAGTCAGTATTTTCAGTGtgggcccttctttttcaggacctctgcaatttgactaggcatgctctcaatcaacttctggaccaaatcctgactgatagcaacccattctttcataatcacttcttggagtttgtcagaattagtgggtctttgtttgtccacccgcctcttcaggattgaccacaagttctcaatgggattaagatctgggtagtttccaggccatggacccaaaatttcaacgttttggtccccgagccacttagttatcacttttgccttatggcacggtgctccatcgtgctggaaaatgcattgttcttcaccaaacggttgttggattgttggaagaagttgctgttggagggtgttttggtaccattctttattcatggctgtgtttttgggaaAAATTGtcagtgagcccactcccttggatgagaagcaaccccacacatgaatggtctcaggatgctttactgttggcatgacacaggactgatggtagcgctcaccttttcttctccggacaagcctttttccagatgccccaaacaatcggaaagaggcttcatcggagaatatgactttgctccagtcctcagcagtccattcgccatactttttgcagaagatcaatctgtccctgatgttttttttggagagaagtggcttctttgctgcccttcttgacaacaggccatcttccaaaagtcttcacctcactgtgtgttcagatgcgctcacacctgcctgctgccattcctgagcaagctctgcactggtggcactccgatcccgcagctcaatcctctttaggagaacATCCtgccgcttgctggactttcttggacaccctgaagccttcttaacaatgcagtggaaagtttttttttcgggattgagttaattttcatggcaaagaaggactatgcaattcatctgatcactcttcataacattctggagtatatgcaaattgctattataaaaacttaagcagcaactttttccatttccagtatttatgtaattctcaaaacttttggccacgactgtactgtgaattaacatgaacacacaaatatttttaacacacacacatatatatatatatatatataaactcatcttaaaattgtataattttcagatgttttgaacggataacagcaaagtttgttttgttgtcaaagtttgtcttgaaattattaattataattttatattcaataaatcacactataaaaataaatgtctatcaatataGGGATAAGTGAATTTCAGCCCTCAGGCGCGGACAGGACGACAGCACGCAAGTGAGTACTTGAATTCTGTATTTTAAATAGGCGGTTGTTACATTTGTTGCTGCTAGAGAAACACGTCCTTGTTTTCTAACTATTTGACTTATTCGTTTCTATTTGCATTTTGTTGTTGCTAGACAGTATTTATTCGTTTCGGTTTatttgttttcctggtgatttcgTTGTAAATTGTAGTTTTGATTGCTCTCATTCTAATTGAAATGCTGAGccggacggccaagggaagcttttgtttgtgaTATCGCTCCCTTCCTGAGCGCGCTTAAAAGAGCAAAGGGTGTTAGTTTTTCGTTTCGGTCTGACCCATTTGCGTACGATCCATTTGGGACTTACTCAGCCGAGTGGGCGTCCCCAGCTGCTATCACTAAATTTTTGATTGGTGGTGTATTTAACTGTGTTGTATCAGCTGACGCTGAAGACTgacctgcgacttttcctgcgcgacttaacCGAGCAaagacaccgacaacgcacttaagtacacccttactttatttcactcttctttctgtccttctctatcatgtgtttccaactcattccggtgctctctacacaccgcactaacatcacacgcacacgccgacgcaatctctctaacctgcgtcctatagacacctcttccactgaacctttctctttcacggttggactctggaactgtcagtcagccgtcaacaaagctgacttcatttcggcattttatttgcaatctggcctgagcatcctaggcttgactgagacctgtatacgtccagaagactctgtaaccccagccgctctaataaattctccttctctcacaccccgcgtcagactggaaggggtgggggtacgggacttcttatttctaacaactggaaatactcaacacATTCTCCTCcatgcaattataactcatttgaatctcatacaatcactgtaacatctcctatcaaactccatgttgtggtcatttaccACCCTCttagtcaacttggcatcttcttagaagagctggatgggctgctatcctcttttccagaagatggcagcccacttctagtctttggggattttaacattcatctggacaaaccctatgccgcagacttccattcactccttgcttcatttgacctaaaacgcattaccactgcatacactcataaatccggcaaccaacttgatctcatttacacacgaaattgtatttcagacaacattgtggtcaaacccctacacatctctgaccacttcttcattacacatAACcaacatcttgctacttgtgcatccccatcccccctacctgttacttttagataAAACCTACACTCTCTGTCACCCTCCCACCTTTATTCCtcagtatcctcctctcttccctcttctacccacttcacatccctggatactaatgcagcaaccgacacgttatgctccactcttacttcttgtcTAGATGAGCGTTTGCTCAGAGTGATTAGTtatctgtgtgaaaaaagttttaaagagtttggatgctgcactttaaatatatataaaaaattatgattatcttttttactatcactttaaaaaaatcaccacatcaacaacgttcaagatatcccaaatccgcccgcaatttagcatctacagaatattctcttcatgttaaaaaagtttggtgtgaacagcatgTTGCTCTTATGAgaagtatgaatttgtttacagcctgatttttccaaaaatccacattcaaatcaaaatagccggcttcctgttggtcttagccaatgagattaatttaaaaagttgtccagattgatgagaacgaaatatgtacagagtttggtgactgtaggaaaaactaaccccccaacttttgtcaaaagatggcgctatagagtgcctgctccacacccatttatgaccttttgccagtgtctaactatcattaatattgatgtgtgtgttgagtttcatgaaattctaagcatgttatctgcctcgaaaagacaggaacctaattttaaagtttgacatgttgctatggcaacagcatttgatttatcatcgaaccgtttacatattcttatcggccgtgttttcacattattttgctgaagttaaaaaaaaaaacaaataaagaggctgatttcaaagcatttttaaaatgacacttcctgctgccagttggtggcgctataactttgactcataatagtcacatttatggaatcggcatcatacaaggaacaatctggtgaagtttcatcagaatcaggcaatgtatGCAACAGTTaatagacacttcctgtttctcatttctcgccataactttgtcaccttgccacggccaaaccgttcaagatatcaaaaatcccctcgcaacttagcatccccaatgtcttgagatcatgctgactgagtttggtgacaatcccatggaaatcctgggaggagtatttcaaattccagagcatgcgctttttagactgCCCTAAATacctcacttcctgttgggtggagcccatgacagagtacaaaagttgtttggctcagtgagatctagatgtgtaccgagtttcatatgaatatgtgcaagtatgtgtgcgcagtacatcaagttttctgactgtgttcaagggggcgctgtagaggcccccaaaagtgccctgaaggttgaaaaaaataaaagaaaaaaagaatccttagaagaacaatagggccttcgcagGGGCGGattggccatcgggagaaccgggacaattcccggtggcctggcagccaatttggcctgctgccatgttttttttaagttatattttattttctcatatattgttgttgttgtgacTGTTGCCGAATGttctaaagtgattatttccaaattcaccattcaataataatactctaataaatcgtaatccggtttgTCTTGACTGACATAGCAATTCGCCACGCGCacacgtttagagggagctaaggctaacaacaataaaacccttacaaaaattaagcatgttttcactaaaaaacattgttactatagttaaactatggtaaccacaaattaacaaaggttttgctacacttggtttttgtagtaaaactctggttatacaaattgtaatcaaaatgccaaaaaaaaataatatatatatatatatatacacacacacacacacactactatacttttaccataggcctaattaaaccatggttaatttccctaaggacaaaacatgacctatgataatgcaaaaaaaaaaaaaaaaaaaatcagtattacgatatattcaagatgtagctattattgtaggccaaaag contains:
- the LOC141340642 gene encoding uncharacterized protein codes for the protein MAIIKEESEDFRIEDVFSLRQEDTEEQTDLVLKEENQDSNEMEQTDQYEKNSDGEEATQTKATCVQKRARKTKSNSKKAKNTKMNSIQKTPRKTKSNSCFTCNHCGKNFSEKQKLKMHMRVHTGERPYSCQQCGKSFSHRGALKRHMRTHSGEKPYTCQLCGNSFTQKGSLNNHMRTHSGEKPFICQQCGSSYSQKPHLQRHMRTHSGEKPYTCQQCGKSFTQKGTLHSHMSIHTGEKPYTCEQCGKRFPTKKNLTVHMRVHAGDKPYICKYCGMSFIHIYTRSYHMRIHTGKQLFTCDHCGKTLASKFSLECHKVTHTGNKPFKCDQCGKRFIHEVKLKYHMKTHSAEKCCKCPQCGKNFSHNGSLSAHMKKQHSLKNPIGRPSRK